The proteins below come from a single Ptychodera flava strain L36383 chromosome 6, AS_Pfla_20210202, whole genome shotgun sequence genomic window:
- the LOC139134244 gene encoding muscarinic acetylcholine receptor M5-like, translating to MYNDSIVNSTTESQEDYERPVSPYSLPVKITLGVVVVVITVVAIVGNALILTAFFTTARLRRLTNYFYASLAVTDLLAGLLVMPLMASYTLLFYWNFWKPFCMAWLCMDMFLYSASVYHMCVICLDRFLAITFPLKYRLRRTKKLILGFIATAWALALIFEVPATLIYEHVSGESVVAYHKECDVEWVEDVAVTVVSFLVTVVIPFFFTLVLYVHIFVTIRRSHRYSKPVGERKGDMNADKSKEARKKCPIQITCLPDTACFICPIKRARKDKELEQVDDTELEAGSNPEKRRDSGNRNTQRRPCRSCCRFSRNSSYDVSGCGNEPHEVVDDHRDSVTMIDFQYNDLTK from the coding sequence ATGTACAATGACTCTATCGTCAACTCGACCACCGAGTCACAGGAGGACTACGAGAGACCGGTGTCACCGTACAGTCTGCCCGTCAAGATAACGTTAGGGGTCGTCGTTGTAGTCATAACGGTCGTGGCTATCGTCGGAAACGCTCTGATTTTGACGGCCTTCTTCACCACCGCGCGACTGCGGCGACTGACCAATTACTTCTATGCCAGCCTGGCCGTCACGGACCTGTTGGCCGGGTTGCTGGTCATGCCGCTCATGGCCTCGTACACGCTCCTCTTTTACTGGAACTTCTGGAAGCCATTCTGTATGGCCTGGCTGTGTATGGACATGTTTCTCTACTCCGCCTCAGTCTACCACATGTGTGTCATATGCCTGGACCGCTTCTTGGCGATAACGTTTCCGCTGAAGTATCGATTGCGAAGGACGAAGAAGCTGATCTTGGGGTTCATCGCCACGGCCTGGGCACTTGCGCTGATATTTGAAGTGCCGGCTACATTGATCTACGAGCACGTCTCCGGGGAGAGCGTGGTCGCCTATCACAAAGAATGCGACGTAGAGTGGGTTGAAGACGTGGCTGTCACCGTGGTAAGCTTTCTTGTCACAGTCGTTATTCCCTTCTTCTTTACCCTAGTTCTATACGTTCACATTTTCGTCACAATACGCCGGAGTCACCGTTATTCAAAACCAGTTGGCGAGAGAAAGGGGGATATGAACGCTGACAAAAGTAAAGAGGCGAGAAAGAAATGCCCTATACAAATAACGTGTCTCCCCGACACTGCTTGCTTTATTTGCCCGATAAAAAGGGCGAGAAAGGATAAAGAATTAGAGCAAGTCGACGATACTGAGTTAGAAGCTGGCAGTAACCCAGAGAAACGCCGAGATAGCGGGAACAGAAACACGCAGAGGAGACCTTGCCGAAGTTGTTGTCGGTTTTCCAGGAATAGTAGCTACGATGTTTCCGGCTGCGGGAACGAACCTCATGAGGTCGTTGACGACCACCGGGATAGTGTAACGATGATTGACTTCCAATACAATGACCTTACCAAGTGA